GTCGGAACGGCCCCGGGCGGAACCTCGCTTACGAGAAGGCCGACATCAGCGATGCGATCGAGTAGGTCGCGATGGCCGACAGGGTACGGGCGATCAACTCCGTTGGCGAGGATTGCGATCGTGTCGCCACCTGCGGCGAGTGCGGCCTGGTGCGACGCGACTTCGATCCCGTAGGCACCTCCCGCAACGACAACTCGTTTGTCGGTGGCAACGGAACTGGCGAGCTCCCGGGCTACATGCTCTCCGTAGGAGGTGCATGCCCGAGCGCCGGTGATGGTGACGAGATCGCTCATCGGACGCGACAGGAAGGATGACGCACCGCGGGTCCACAGCACGTAGGGGCGGCTTCAACAAGATCGTCGACTGCGGTGGGCCAGTCGCTATCGCTTGGGATGAGCGCTCGAACGCCTGATTGCTGCACCTGGTCGATACGCTGACGGCGCTCACTGAAATTCCTCACTTCTGCTCATCGAAATTCCCCACCCTGGGTCGCTCCGCCACATGAGGCGGGCCTCCCTCGATGCTGGTGGTCTCTAACCACACACCAGCTTCCGGGGGAGGCCCTCTTCTCATGCTTTCAGAGAGGAGCAGCGTGGACATCCACGCTCTGAAACGGCAGGGGATGACGATCAGTGAGATCGCCCGCCGCACTAACCATGACCGCAAGACGATCCGTTCCTACCTGAACGGAGACCGCGCCCCGGGAGTCCGTCAGCGCGCGGCCCCAGACGAGTTCGACGGGTTCGTGGACTACGTCACCGCGAGGCTGACCGAGGACCCGCACCTCTGGGCCGCGACGCTGCTCGACGAGCTACGACCACTCGGCTTCGAGGGTTCGTATCCGACGTTGACGCGGCAGATCCGCGCCCGTGGCCTGCGTCCCGCGTGCACGGCCTGCGCGCATGTCACGAAGCGTCCGAACGCGGTCATCGAGCACCCGCCCGGGGAGGAGACCCAGTTCGACTGGCTCGAGCTACCCGACCCGCCCGCGCACTGGGGGTTCCCGACCAAGCGCGCGTACCTCCTCGTCGGATCTCTGGCGCACTCAGGGGTCTGGCGAGGCGTGATCTCCCCGTCGATGGATATCCCGCACCTGCTTGCCGCGATGACGACCCTGCTCGCCCTGCTGGGCGGGCTGACCCGGGTCTGGCGGTTCGATCGGATGGCGACCGTGCTGCACCCTGTCACTGGAGACCTCACCCCGATGTTCGCGGGGTTCGCGAAGCACCACGGCGTCCAGCCGGTGGTCTGCCGGCCGCGGTCGGGGAATCGGAAGGGCGTGGTCGAGAAGAACAACCACACCGCCGCGCAACGGTGGTGGCGGAACCTCCCCGACGAGCTCACCCTCGAACAAGCACAGGCGTCCGTGGAGACGTTCGCCGCCGGGCAGGACGCCCGCAAGCGGGAGGGCGAGCACGGAACCACGACAGCAGCCGCCATGTTCGCCGACGAGCGGCTGCGGCCGTTGCCGCCGGTGGTGTTCCCTGTGATCGTGACCGAGGAGCGGACTGCGACCCGGCAGGCGCTGATCGACTGGCGCGGGAACCGCTACTCCGTCCCGCCCGAGCTCGCCGCCGCGAAAGTCGTCGTCCAGCAGCGGCTCGGCGCCGCGACCATCGACATCGCCACCGTCTCCGGGACGGTCGTCGCCCGACACGCCGTCGCGCAGCCCGGGCTCGGGGTCACGATCCGCGACGGCGGGCACGTCACCGCGCTCGAAGCGATCGCTCTCGCGTCAGCGCCACCGGGGCGCCCGCACCGCCGCAAGGAACGCATCCCACCCGGCGCGGCCGCGCTGCGGGCGGCGCAGGTGCTGACCGGCACCGCCGCACCCACCACGACCGTGATCAGCCTGGCCGCTTACGAGCAGGCCGCGAAGAACAGGAACACCCTCCGATGACCACCACCACGACCACCTCGAAGACCGCAGCGTCCGTCTATCAGCAGCTCCGCAACCATCTCACCGACCTGAAACTCGCCGACGCCGCCGACGCCCTCCCGAAGGTCCTCGACCAGGCGCAGGCCGAGGGTTGGACCCTCACCCACGCCCTGGAACAGCTCCTGCAGATCGAGGTCACCGCGACCGACGCCCGCCGCCTCGCCGGCAGGTTCCGGTTCGCGAACCTCCCCACCGGCACCACCCTCGACGACTTCGACCTAGATTCCGCCAGCGGCATCGACCGCTCGCTGCTGGCCGAACTGGCCACCTGCCGGTTCCTCGACACCGCGACCAACGTGCTGCTGATCGGCCCACCCGGAGTCGGGAAGACACACATCGCAACCGGACTCGGGCATGCCGCGGTGAACGCCGGCTACCGGGTCTACTTCACCTCCGCCGCCGACCTCGCCGCCCGCTGCCACCGCGCCGCGATCGAAGGGAAATGGGCGACGATGATGCGGTTCTTCACCGGCCCCACCCTGCTCATCATCGACGAGCTCGGCTACCTCCCCCTGCCCGGCGAAGCCGCGTCCGCACTGTTCCAGGTCATCAACCAGCGCTACCTGAAGACCTCGATCGTGATCACCACGAACCGGCCCGTCGGCGCCTGGGGCGAGATCCTCGGCGACACCACCGTCGCCGCCGCCATGCTCGACCGGCTGCTACACCGCTCCGTCGTCGTCACCCTCGACGGCGCCTCCTACCGGCTCCGCAACCACCACGCCGCAGCCGACGAACTCCGCCGCGCCACCACCGGCACAAACCTGCGCTAACCTACCCACGCGACCTGGGGAATATCGACGAGCAACTCTGGGGAAATTCGCTGAGCGCCGTCAACGCGCGGCCAGTTCATTCGCACCTGGCACACTGAGGTGGTCGCGCCAGACCTGCGCGTCCACGGGGCTCAGCCCCACCACCGCACCGACACGCTCAGCGAGCCAAAGCGTCTCGACTGCTCCCAGCCTGGACAGGATGCGACCTGTGACCGGGTCATTGGGCTCGACCAGCATGGACAGCACCAGCCTCGCGGTCCGCTCGTCGCTCGCGACATCACTCAAGCTGGCCATCGTCGGTTCCTCTCGGCGTTTCGCTTACCGACGAGGTACACACGGTCGGCCCCGGTTGGGCCGCAGCTAGGAGAGGACGGCGCGGATATAGATGCCGACTCCTATGAGCAAGAGCGCGCCGTAGAAGGGAAGAATCGACCACGAAGACCAAACGCTCCAGGTCGGGACCCACCGGCCAAGAACAGTCTTGGCTCGCTCACGCCATCCGGCCGACGCCGGTATCGGATCGTCAGCCTCGGATGGGTCGAGTGAGAACTGCGGGACGGCCCGCGTGCCCCGTGCAACCGTGTCGTACAGACGGCGGTAGGCGCGTTCTTGTCGCAAGTAGTTGGCGTCGAGGAACATGAAGAGCACGACCGCGGCAAGTCCGAGCAAAGTTACCGCCCGGGAGTGCTGGATCAGTGCAAATCCATAGGTGGCCGTCGCAACTGGTAGCAGCCACCCCTTCGCGCTTGATGACGCAGCGGACATGCGAGTGACGACGGCCTGGATGAAGTCCAGGTGCTTCCGCCGATCTTCTTCAGAGGGTGTGCTCGAAGTGCTTAACTGCTGCTCGCCTTCCGACACTCGACTCTCAGCGCCTCCCATGCGTCGTCCTTCTCCTCCTCGCTGTAGTTGCTTTCGGGCGGCCATATGTGCCCGATGGGGTCGCCCTCCCAGCGAGGCACAAGATGAATGTGCAGGTGGAAGACAGTCTGGCTCGCCGCACTGCCATTGGACTGGATGACATTGAGCCCATCGGGATTGACTCCACGTCTGACCGCTGCCGCGAGCCGGGTTGTTGCGCCAGCGAGCTGTTCTGCCGTACCTCGGTCAAGCGACCAGATGTCGGGGACGTGGACGCGAGGGATGACAAGGGTGTGTCCGAGGGTTGCCGGGTTGTGTGGGAAGAACGCGACGACATGCTGATCGCGATAGACCTCACGGGCATCGGGGTCGTCTCTCTGGACGATCTCGCAGAAGGGGCACTCAGGATCGCTTGTAGGCATTGTTGACCCAAGTAGTGATGTTCGCTTTGATGTCCGCGTAGACGGCCTGGCTGTTCGATCCGCTGGGGCTGTAGACCGACACGTAGTCGCCGACGGTGCCGCCGCCCTTGAGCGAGACCTTGCTTAACGGGTTCTCGCCGTATGAGTCGGTGTTGCCGTTGCGGTCGGCCAGCCCATGGATTCGGATGCCAACGAGCGGCTTGTGGTTGTCCCAGGCGTGGGCGATCTCGTGGCGCACCCACGGGCGGCTGGCAGTCTGAGCGCCAATCAAGACTACGACCGCCGACTTGTAGGCCATCTGATCGGCGATCCACTTCTTGATAGCCGCGTCGCCCTTGCGCTTGACTTCCTCCCACTGCTGCGCGTTGAGGATGGGCTGTCCCTCCAACGCGCCCAGCTGGATGATCTGCTGCACCCGCCAAGCGTCGCGGTCATAGTGGAAGCTGTAGAAGACTGACTTGGCCATGCTGGACTCTCCCGTCACCTGCGGTCGAGCCGCTCTCGTACCGTCATTCAAAGCCTACGGCGGACCACTGACATTCGAACTTTGATGCGCCCTCGCGCGGAGCCAGACCACCACCCTGCTTCATGACACGCCGTCGATGATCTTGTCTACGATGAGTCCCGCCTCGACCAGCGCCGCGCGCATGGCTTTGCGATCTACACCCATCCGGCAGCCGATCGCGCGCATCGAGACACCCGCGCGGGCCAGCCGTACCGCCTCGGCCTTCTCGTAGGTCCCGAGCTCCGGTCGGCGGCTCGGCACGTTGCGGCGACGCAGATGAGAGAACACCGTCGCGCGATGGATGCCGTACCTCTCGGCGAGCGCCTTGACGTTCATCCCGGCCAAGTAGTCGCCGACGAGCGCATCCACTTCGAAAGCGGTGAGAAAAGTTTGAGCCGTCTCGATAGTCCTCACAACAGGGCCACGATCGTCCCTCGGAGCGCCACTTTTGGGCCGTCGGGAGACCGTGTAGACCCCACGCTTTATCCGGTTGACCAGGGGCTATGTCTTGGGGGCGGAGTTGCCGAACGTGCTACTCAGGCACCCCAACCCGTCGGGCCTCGCAGCGATGCGGGGCCCGACGCCGTTTCCACGAGCGCACGCCCAGGGTCGCTCGCGGTCATGCGAGACAATGGGGTGATGACCGCCGCCCCGCTCCCCGCTCTCGACGACCAGGTCGTAGTGACGCCCCAGCACGCGGCCGAGGTGCCCTGGCGCACCGTCGTGTGGAACGACCCCGTCAACCTGATGAGCTACGTCTCGTGGGTGTTCCGCCGTCATTTCGGACTGGACGAGGCCACCGCCGAGCAGCGCATGCTGCAGGTGCACAACGACGGCCGCGCGATTCTCGCGGAGGGCAACCGCGAGCAGATGGAGCGCCACGTGGAGGCGATGCACGAGTACGGCCTGTGGGCGAGCGTCGAGCGGGTCGAACGGTGAGGGGCTTCCAGCCGCACGACGGCGGCTACCAGGCAGTGCTCGAACCGTACGAGGCGAAGATCCTCATCTCGCTCGGGGAGCAACTTCAGCAGCTGCTCGCCGACGGTCTCGGCGGCAATCCCGCTGCCGACGAGGCCCTGCACCGGGTCATTCCGAACGCCTACCGCGACGACGAAGAGGCCGCCCGCGAGTGGCGCGAGCTCAGCCGGCGGGGCCTCATCGAGCGCAAGAGCGCGTTCGCGGCGACGATGACAACCGGACTGCGCGCCATCGCGGACGGGGACGGTCCCGCTCCCCTGTCGGTCACCGAGGGCGAGGCGATCGACTGGATGCGCGCCATCGGCGACCTGCGCCTGATCCTCGCCGATCGTCTCGGGATTCTCGTCGACGGCGACGAGGGAGCGGACGACCCGCCCGAGGCGGGAGACCTGTACCGGTGGTTGGCGTGGATTCAAGACGACCTCGTGAGGGCGCTCGATGGCGGACGGTAGCGAGCACGAGCATCCCGAACCGCTGTCGCTGACAGAGGCCGAGTTCGAACAGATGGTGGTCGACGAGTTGGATGCCCTGCCGGACGACATGGTCGACGGGCTCGACAACGTGATCTTCGTGACCGAGGCGCGGCCGGAGGACGGCTCGCTCGACCTGCTCGGGCTGTACGAGGGCGTGGCGCTGACCGACCGGGGCCAGTACGGCTTTGGCGAGCTGCCCGACCGGATCATCCTGTACCGTGAGCCGCTCATCGCCCACGCCGGCGGCGACCTCGACGAGTTGCGCGAGCAGATTCACGTGACGCTTGTGCACGAGATCGCTCATTTTTATGGAATCGATGACGAAGAACTGCATCGACTGGGGTGGGGCTGAATTAGCCTTGCGGTATGGGGGCAGGTAGGCGCGTCGGACGGGTGATCAGCGGACTCCTGGCGTTTGCCGTCGCGGCGGGCGCGGTGTACGCCGCCGGAGCGATGCTGAGCCCCATTCCTCCCCTTGAGGTCGCCGAGCGCTCCATCGAGACGGGCGGCGAGGCGGGAGCAGCGCTCGAACTGCCGGCCGTCGGCGCCTCCGCCGTCGTGTTGCCTACGGGCGAGCCGATCACGGCCGGCGACGAGGGCCCGCGACCCATCGCGGGAACCGCGCGGCTGATCCTCGCCCACGTCGTCCTCGACCGCGAGCCGCTCGAGGTCGGACGCACGGGTGAGGCGCTCATCATCACCGCCGACCACGTGTCCCGCACGCGGGAGTTGGCCTCGGCCGGAATCCGCACCGTGCCGGTTTTCGTCGGAGAGCCGTGGACTCGGCGCGATCTGCTCGTCGCCACCCTGCTCGGTTCCGGCAACAACCTCGCCGAGTTTCTCGCAATCGACGTGTTCGGCGACCTCGGCGCCTACCAGTCGGCGGCCCGCGCGTGGCTAGACGCGAACGGCCTCACCGACACGCAGGTCGCCGACGTGTCGGGCATCAATCCGGGAACGACGGCGTCGGCCGCTGACCTCGCCCTGCTCGCCCAGCTCACCGCGCAGCAGCCGGTCATGGCCGACATCTACGCGCTTCGGCCCTCCACCGTGTCGACCGGCGCGAGCTTCAGCGACAACACCCGGTTCCTTCCCGAGATCGGCGCGAACGGCTACGTCAACACGTACACCGACGAGGCCGGCGTCTGTATCTTGACCTCGGTGCAGGTGGCGGGCACGACCGTCACGATCGCCCTGTACGGGCAACCCAGCTACCCGGCCGCGGAGGAGGCGCTGCGCGCTGTCGTCGCCGCTCTCGAAGAGAACCTGCGCACGACCACGATCGTGTCGCCGGGCGACACGGTGGCCGAGTACGTGTCGGACTGGGGCCAGACCGCCCGCATCGTCGCCACCGACACCGTCGAGACGACGTCGCTCAGCGCGGGCGAGGTCGACGTGAGCTTCGAGATCGACGAGCGCACAACCGTCCTGCGCGGCACCACCGTCGGTCGCATGACGGTGACGACGGGCGACGGCCGCTCGGTCGTGATCCTCGAGTCGGCCGAGACGATCACGGAGCCCGGAATCGGGTGGCGCTTCGCCGACCCGTTCACCGTCATCGACCGCTGGAACCGCTGATCGTTTCCCCCGCAAGCTCGCGCGGTCGGTGCAGCCGCGCGTGCCACTCTTCCTGACGCGCCCACCGCTCCCACTGGGCGGCGAATAGGTCGCCGTCTCGGTCGATCGCGCGGCGGCGGCGCTCGGCGTCGCCGAGCTCCACCCAGATCGCGCGGGCGGCGAGCCGACGCGCCTCGGGGCCGATCGCCCCGCATCCTTCGATGACGAGCGGACGGTCGCCGTCGATGTCGCCCCAGTCGGCCGGGGATGCCCGTGCCCAGTCCCAGCGCCGGTATCGCGCGGGCGCACCCACCGCGAATGGACGGAGCACGTGCACGAGCACGTGCTGTTCGGCCGCCTCCAGGCCGTCCCAGCCGGGGTAGACGTCGTCGAGGCTGAGGAGGGTTGCGCCCTCGCGCGCGGCGAGCGCGCGCGCGATCGTCGTCTTGCCCGCGCCCGAGCGACCGTCGATCAGGATGATCGGGGGTGCGACGCTAGCCAAACTCGCGCCCTGTGAGGATGCTGTTCCACTGCCCCGTCGCGACGGCCGCCACGGTCGCGATCACCGCGACGGCGACGGCGACGGCAAGGGCAAGACTGTCGATGCCACGCCAGGGTGACGGCCGAGTCCACGTGCGGGCGACGGGGGCGCCGAAGCCGCGCGCCTCCATCGCGACGGCGAGGGCAGCACCGCGTCGGATCGCGAGGACGAGCAGCGCCAGCACGAGGCCGGGAAGTCGGCGGATACGGCCCCGGTCGCCGAGCCCGCGGGCGCGGCGGGCCCGTTCGAGCATCCGCATGTCGCTGCCGAGGAGCCCGAGCATGCGCAGCGCCGCGACGGCACCGAGCACGAAGCGGGCGGGCAGGCGCAGCGTTTGCGCGAGCGCGTCGCCGAAGCGGGTCACGTCGACGCGCGCGAACAGCGCAACAGCGGGGATGCCGATGGCGAGCACGCGCAGGACGGTCGCGATCGCCAGTTCGATCGACCCGTCGCTGATGCGCACGAAGAGGAATTCGGCGTAGATCTGGCCGCTCGTTTGCCCGTACAGGAGGATCGTGAGGCCCGATAGCGGCGCGGCGATCCACACCGGCGCGGTGCGGCGAACGAGTGTGCGCGCGTCGACCCCGAGCAGCGGAAGCAGCAGGAGCTGCAGCGTGAGCGCGACGGCGGCCGAGACGATGTCGATCGTCGCGACGAGGATCAGCGCGGGGAACAGGCCGGCGGCGAGCGCGGCGACCGGGTTGAGGCGCTCGAGCAACGGCGGCCTGCTCGCGGGCCCGGCTGACGTCTCGCCCGCCGCGACCGCCTCGCCAGCCGCGTCGGGAGTGGGCCTCGGCGGTCGGGCCGGCAGACGCAGTTCGCGCGCGCCGAGAGCGGCGATCAGCTCGCGGTCGTGCGTGGCCATGATGACGGCCCCGCCGCGATCGCGGTGTTCGGCGATCAGCGCGGCCAGTTCGGCCCAGGTGCGGCGGTCCTGGCCGAAGGTCGGCTCGTCGAGGATCAACACGGGCGGCCCCGCCGCGATGGCGGTCGCGACCGACAGGCGGCGCTTTTCTCCCCCGCTCAGTCGGTACGGGCTCGTTCCTCCGCGGCGCGCGAGCCCGAGACGGTCGAGCAATGCGGCGGGCACTTCGCCAGCACCGAGGGCGAGCTCGTCACGCACGGTGGCGGCGACGAACTGGTGCTCGGGGTTCTGGAACACCACGCCGACGAGCCGCGACAGCTCGACCGAGCTGACCGTCGCAGGGTCGACGCCGTCGGCGGTCGTGACGGTGCCCGCGGCCCTCGGCAACAGCCCCGCGAGCGCCAGGGCGAGAGTCGATTTGCCTGCGCCGTTCGGGCCGGTGAGAGCGATCACGTCGCCCGCGCGCACGGTCAGGTCGATGTTCTCGACGACGGGCTTGGCTCCGGCGGGACCGGCAGCGAGCCCGGTCGCCTTCAGGAGAACGGCGCGCTCTCGCGCGGCCGCCGTGACGGCGGCAGGCGGATGCACGGGCGGGCGACCAGGAACCCAGACGCCCCGCTCGGCGAGCGCCGCCCCCTCACGCTCGAGAACCGACGCGGGGTCACCGTCGGCGATCACCCGCCCCCGGTCTAGCACGATGACGCGGTCGATGTGGGGAAGCCACACGTCGACACGGTGTTCGATGACGACGAGGGTGAGCCCTCGACGCTCGACGGCGGCGATGACGGCGTCGACGATCTCGCCGACGCCTGAGGGGTCGAGTTGCGCGGTGGGTTCGTCGAGCAGCAACGCCCCGGGCTCGAGCGCGAGCACGCCGGCGAGGGCGAGGCGCTGCTGCTGCCCGCCCGACAATTCGGGTGTGCGCCGGTCGGCGGCGATGTCGAGTCCCACCCGGTCGAGAGCACCGTCGAGCCGCCTTGCGATCTCCGCGACCGGTACTCCCAGGTTCTCCGGGCCGAACGCGAGGTCGTCGCCGGCGCGTTCGAGAACGATGCCCGCTTCGGGGTCTTGCAGAAGCAGACCGACCCGGCCGCGGGCATCTGCCGGGTCGCGGCCGTCGACTGTGATGGTTCCAGTGCGGTCGCCGTCGTCGTCGCCGCCGAGCACTCCGGCGAAGGCCTGCAGCAGGGTGGATTTGCCGCTGCCGGAGGCACCGAGCACCAGCACGCGCTCGCCGGCCTCGATCGCAAGATCGACGTCGGCGAGCACCGGGGCCTTGCGGCCGCGCGGACGCCAGCCGAAGCCGTGCGCCGCGAGGCGAGCAGCCCGCGGGTGTGTGGTGGTGCCGGCGCCCGCCGGCAGGGCGGAGGTCACCGGGCGGCGGCGTGCTCGCCGTCGACGGCCGAGGCGCCCGGCGACGAATCGTCACCCTCGTCCTCGTCGTCGTCGCCGCGCTCGCGACCCGCGGCGAAGCGATCAAGCGCGCCGGTTCGCGCGAGCGCGCGCATCGCCAACCACGACAACAGGCCGGCGATGATGGCGCCGGAGGCGATGCCCGAGATGGCGTAGACGGTGGCGAACAGCGCGCCGGCTCCGGCGTACCAGAGCACGAGGTCGAGGATGACCATGCCGACGCCAGCGCCCGCGCCGGCGAGCATGGCGGCGACAACACCCCACGCCTTGTACAGCAAGAGCGCGAAGACGATCTCGGCGCCGAGGCCCTGCACGAGCCCGGACAGCAGCGTCAGCGGGCCCCACTCGTTTCCGAACAGTGCCGACACGGTTGCGGCGACCATCTCGCCGTAGATCGCGGCGCCAGGCTTGCGCACAATGAGGGCGGTCAGAACACCGCCGATCAGCCAGACGCCGTGAACGCTGCCCTGCACGCCCGGAAGCAGAGCGCCGAGCGCGCTGCCGATCGGGTTGTAGGTGAGGTTCCACGCGAAGAAGACGAGGCCGACGGCGACGCCGACGACGCTCGCAACGACGATGTCGACGACGCGCCAGCGCAGGCGTGCACCCCCGCGCGCGGTCGACTTCGGGGTGGGGGTTGCTGTCATGATTCGTGCCTTTCGATGTGGGTGCGCGCCGGTGAGGCGCACCGTTCTTTCGCAACGGCACGGGTGCGAGATGTCCTCCCTGCGCCGGCATTACCCGGATCAGGTTCGACGGTCGAAGCCCTGTGGCTTCCTCTCAGCCCGGCGATCGGGCTCCCGTGTACGTCGATCAGTGTACGCCCGGTGGCTCGAAGGCGGCATCCCGCCCTCAGTAGACTCCGGGCATGGCACCACTGTTGGGCGAGAGCGACGAGCTGGAAACCCTCGTGCGGCGGGTGCTCGACGACGCTGCCGACGAGACGGAGGGCCGCCATCGCGTCAGCCTGCTGATCTCGGCGGCGCAGGCGATGACGCAAGATCTGGACCTGTCGATCGCCCTGCAGCGCATCGTGGAGG
The sequence above is a segment of the Microcella alkaliphila genome. Coding sequences within it:
- a CDS encoding DNA-processing protein DprA; its protein translation is MSDLVTITGARACTSYGEHVARELASSVATDKRVVVAGGAYGIEVASHQAALAAGGDTIAILANGVDRPYPVGHRDLLDRIADVGLLVSEVPPGAVPTRHRVWSLIDGLFSAGDATPRRSPDGNTSPDGPRRRQRS
- the istA gene encoding IS21 family transposase; protein product: MLSERSSVDIHALKRQGMTISEIARRTNHDRKTIRSYLNGDRAPGVRQRAAPDEFDGFVDYVTARLTEDPHLWAATLLDELRPLGFEGSYPTLTRQIRARGLRPACTACAHVTKRPNAVIEHPPGEETQFDWLELPDPPAHWGFPTKRAYLLVGSLAHSGVWRGVISPSMDIPHLLAAMTTLLALLGGLTRVWRFDRMATVLHPVTGDLTPMFAGFAKHHGVQPVVCRPRSGNRKGVVEKNNHTAAQRWWRNLPDELTLEQAQASVETFAAGQDARKREGEHGTTTAAAMFADERLRPLPPVVFPVIVTEERTATRQALIDWRGNRYSVPPELAAAKVVVQQRLGAATIDIATVSGTVVARHAVAQPGLGVTIRDGGHVTALEAIALASAPPGRPHRRKERIPPGAAALRAAQVLTGTAAPTTTVISLAAYEQAAKNRNTLR
- the istB gene encoding IS21-like element helper ATPase IstB, with protein sequence MTTTTTTSKTAASVYQQLRNHLTDLKLADAADALPKVLDQAQAEGWTLTHALEQLLQIEVTATDARRLAGRFRFANLPTGTTLDDFDLDSASGIDRSLLAELATCRFLDTATNVLLIGPPGVGKTHIATGLGHAAVNAGYRVYFTSAADLAARCHRAAIEGKWATMMRFFTGPTLLIIDELGYLPLPGEAASALFQVINQRYLKTSIVITTNRPVGAWGEILGDTTVAAAMLDRLLHRSVVVTLDGASYRLRNHHAAADELRRATTGTNLR
- a CDS encoding HIT family protein, encoding MPTSDPECPFCEIVQRDDPDAREVYRDQHVVAFFPHNPATLGHTLVIPRVHVPDIWSLDRGTAEQLAGATTRLAAAVRRGVNPDGLNVIQSNGSAASQTVFHLHIHLVPRWEGDPIGHIWPPESNYSEEEKDDAWEALRVECRKASSS
- a CDS encoding TIR domain-containing protein, translated to MAKSVFYSFHYDRDAWRVQQIIQLGALEGQPILNAQQWEEVKRKGDAAIKKWIADQMAYKSAVVVLIGAQTASRPWVRHEIAHAWDNHKPLVGIRIHGLADRNGNTDSYGENPLSKVSLKGGGTVGDYVSVYSPSGSNSQAVYADIKANITTWVNNAYKRS
- the clpS gene encoding ATP-dependent Clp protease adapter ClpS, translated to MTAAPLPALDDQVVVTPQHAAEVPWRTVVWNDPVNLMSYVSWVFRRHFGLDEATAEQRMLQVHNDGRAILAEGNREQMERHVEAMHEYGLWASVERVER
- a CDS encoding DUF2017 family protein, with the protein product MRGFQPHDGGYQAVLEPYEAKILISLGEQLQQLLADGLGGNPAADEALHRVIPNAYRDDEEAAREWRELSRRGLIERKSAFAATMTTGLRAIADGDGPAPLSVTEGEAIDWMRAIGDLRLILADRLGILVDGDEGADDPPEAGDLYRWLAWIQDDLVRALDGGR
- a CDS encoding metallopeptidase family protein; the protein is MADGSEHEHPEPLSLTEAEFEQMVVDELDALPDDMVDGLDNVIFVTEARPEDGSLDLLGLYEGVALTDRGQYGFGELPDRIILYREPLIAHAGGDLDELREQIHVTLVHEIAHFYGIDDEELHRLGWG
- a CDS encoding ATP-binding cassette domain-containing protein, producing MTSALPAGAGTTTHPRAARLAAHGFGWRPRGRKAPVLADVDLAIEAGERVLVLGASGSGKSTLLQAFAGVLGGDDDGDRTGTITVDGRDPADARGRVGLLLQDPEAGIVLERAGDDLAFGPENLGVPVAEIARRLDGALDRVGLDIAADRRTPELSGGQQQRLALAGVLALEPGALLLDEPTAQLDPSGVGEIVDAVIAAVERRGLTLVVIEHRVDVWLPHIDRVIVLDRGRVIADGDPASVLEREGAALAERGVWVPGRPPVHPPAAVTAAARERAVLLKATGLAAGPAGAKPVVENIDLTVRAGDVIALTGPNGAGKSTLALALAGLLPRAAGTVTTADGVDPATVSSVELSRLVGVVFQNPEHQFVAATVRDELALGAGEVPAALLDRLGLARRGGTSPYRLSGGEKRRLSVATAIAAGPPVLILDEPTFGQDRRTWAELAALIAEHRDRGGAVIMATHDRELIAALGARELRLPARPPRPTPDAAGEAVAAGETSAGPASRPPLLERLNPVAALAAGLFPALILVATIDIVSAAVALTLQLLLLPLLGVDARTLVRRTAPVWIAAPLSGLTILLYGQTSGQIYAEFLFVRISDGSIELAIATVLRVLAIGIPAVALFARVDVTRFGDALAQTLRLPARFVLGAVAALRMLGLLGSDMRMLERARRARGLGDRGRIRRLPGLVLALLVLAIRRGAALAVAMEARGFGAPVARTWTRPSPWRGIDSLALAVAVAVAVIATVAAVATGQWNSILTGREFG
- a CDS encoding ECF transporter S component, with amino-acid sequence MTATPTPKSTARGGARLRWRVVDIVVASVVGVAVGLVFFAWNLTYNPIGSALGALLPGVQGSVHGVWLIGGVLTALIVRKPGAAIYGEMVAATVSALFGNEWGPLTLLSGLVQGLGAEIVFALLLYKAWGVVAAMLAGAGAGVGMVILDLVLWYAGAGALFATVYAISGIASGAIIAGLLSWLAMRALARTGALDRFAAGRERGDDDEDEGDDSSPGASAVDGEHAAAR